A stretch of DNA from Telopea speciosissima isolate NSW1024214 ecotype Mountain lineage chromosome 5, Tspe_v1, whole genome shotgun sequence:
caggctcTGCTCAGACACATAGGCCTACCACTCaagggggcaggatggtcattgcacccacctccatgtgtctgggcacagcctgtgcccccgacacagagaacattctccctaaaataTATTATTGAATTAATATAATATCTTGACCTTAATTTAGTGGTTAAAATGGCTCTACAAAAtcctaataagagaaaaagaagaggcaAAATAGAGAGGTGGCAATAAAAATAGCTGGCAATGGTAGAGGTACAAACACTAGCAAAAAAAGCCtcttatttcatttttaaagaaattttttatacTATGAAGTCTATTCATGTTCTTATATATAACTGAAAATAATTAATCAATTTTATGGAAAATATAAAATCTAGAAACTAGCAGCTTCTACTTCAAATAATTTTATGGAAAATGACATGGAATCTCTGTTATATTTCCCAGAAAATAGGATATAAAACTCCAAATATAACAACTAACTCCATAATTTTGATTAAATAATGGAACTTAACTAACTATCCCCAACTAACTAGtttttaagaaaatattttgatATTATACATTACAGAAGGATGAGCTATAGAAAACTGCcacataaattttttaaattctaatACTAATTAACAttctaataaaatattagaCAATTGTAAATCCAAGAGGGATTATGGtaataaatgataaatttttaTTGAGTTAGGTTCTAAATCCTGATCCATTGTGAATTAAGAGGCTATAGGATATGTTGAATGGTCATTTGGTAGGTGAACCTACTTTAGCAGAAAAATGAGAGTTAGATGGGCTATAGTGctgtaatatattatttttccttttctgtctttcccttaaaaaaaaaattggccaAGGTCATGTGAtagataattaattaaatcacaCATCAAGAGAGATCTAGTGCTCTCTAATAATTTGCAGACCATGGGCCACTCTTTGACTAATTCAGATTTGAGATTAGATATCCTCTGTTTCTAAGGCATTGGGATTCCTACTCCTTTATAACATAATATTTTTGTAAGTACATTGtgaaaattttgtaattatCAGTAAAGAGAGGGTTTCCCATGACACCAGTGTGGGGGAAATTTCTCACGTCACACCAGTGCACCGTCGGATGCACAAGTGAGGTGCATTGGAAATTGCTCCACACTTGAGTAGATAAAGATCATATATATCGGTATTGTTATCAATATTGATTTGACTTTTTGGCTTAAGTATGGTGTTTTTAGCTTTCAACCCTGATTTAATTTTAACATTACGAGGTCAGCACCACTACAAAGCAAGCTCATCAAGATTATCACTAGGAATATGCTGTCTTCACAAATGATGTTActtgtttaattatttattagaTGATAAGATAAGATAAGATTATAAAAAgcttgagagaaagagagagagagagagagagagatctgggATGGAAACTCCCTTCAACAAATACAAATACAATTGTCACCaaatctagagagagagagagagatgtgggaTGGGAACCCTTCaacaaatacaaatacaaataccATTGTCACCAAATCTAACTCTAACCACTAATTTGAGAGGAATAGAGTATGAGATCCCTCCAACAAATACAAATACCATTGTCACCAAATCTAATTCTTGAcaatattaccaaaaaaacccCACTAATTTGACAAGaagtatctctctttctttgttagCATTCTGTACCAAACAAAACTATGGATCCAAGGCAAGCCATACCCATTGTTTTCAGTAACATTTATTATATACCGTTACAACATATTGTCATAAATAGATGGTCCTTTCTTTCGTATCACGCACAGCATGTGATGGGAAAAATATCTCCTGCATTTTGATCGGTATAGTTCCCCTAATGTCTCTAATAAGAGAGGGTGGATCCCATCTGGGTAGAGTGTTCGATAAGGAGTGGAATGGTCATTGCATCCCCTTTGTTAGGAAATCGTATAAACTATACCAGACAGGGAATTGCAAGGGATAAAGATTCGCATTTGATGATATTATATGTGTATTGTGATATCACCGGCAAGTGGGATTCTTTGAGGGATGTGGGCCATGTGGAGGTGGGCCGTATGGGGGAGAGAAATGAGTCATCAACTCAATTTGACCCGGCAAATCACTGAGTCATGACCAAAGTTATAGGATCTTAAAGTTTACATTCTTTAACCTTCATTAATGGGTCAAGATGCTCAACAACTTCATTGGCTTCCTCTTCCTTTGAGCTTTtccttttcatcttttctttttttttttgttcccaagGTGGAGTGTATAAAAACAGATGCTACCCACCATTACCAACTGAAGACTTGGAAATCATTTTCAGTAGAACAAAACTTTCTTTCTCAGTATAAAGCTCTCATTATGGGAATTGAAGCTTGAGTGGGAGTGATAGGAGAGGTCAGTATCACAAGGAAAAATCCATAAAAACTTGCTTTGTGAtgtgtcttcttccttttttactACTTTCTCTTACTCCTGTTCCTGTGGAACCCATCTCACATGCTAAAAGTTAAATTAGAAGGTAATCACAGATGCTTGCTTCCACATATGAGATTTCAATGGATTTGATCATGATACCAAACCAATTGAAATTCAACTTAATTAGAGTAGATTTGGATGTAACTGTATCTGGTTTGTTTCTATTAAGAATTGGTCTTCATTAGTTGAAATCATTTATTACTTGACTTGCATTGAGATGGCCGAGTCAACTCAATGATGCTGTTGGTAATTAAAACCGATTTTATGGACTGCTTTGGGATTTAAAATTTGTAAGTATAAAACCTACTTATGGTTAATCTGGGATTCAGATATCCTATGTGTCAATCACCTCTTCCAATAGCTTTTAATGGACTTTGAATATGATGGCTAAAATAGTAAgttcaccctctctctctctctctccatcacaCATCTCATATTTCGAGTTTGGATAAAAAATTTAACATGTAATCAATCTAGACCATTTCATAACATCCATATGATTAAAATTGTCGTATGACCTTTCCACGTGGCAAAATTTATTACTCACTAGTTTTATCAAACAAAGAAACCTTTTTGTTTATCTTAAAAAATGTGGTTGAGTTATTAAATGCCATGTACTAAAATTTTTTCCTAAAAGCAACTGCCCATGGACAAAGGAGAAAGCCTTGAACAGACTCCATGGCCAGGTTTTGGAAACCACAATATTAGACTTTTTTcctccccccttttttatgCTTCTTAACTTTCTACCCAAAAGAATAGTTTTTCAATCCCTATCATTCCTTAtacgaatcgttatcctctcctgttacagcatggTGCTGTATTGCATCGTGCGAtgcagcagaggccatgtgacaCAGTGGATCCCACATGATGCATATGGCCTCTGCAGTCGCCGCACGATGTAGTACAACACCGTGCAGTTAcagcataggataaaaattcctccgTATACTGTTCAAAATGCTATAAGGGAGCAAATCAAACTGTATTGGGTATGGTTTGATTTTTAGGTTTTACTGTCCATTTTCTTGTTTCTCAATTTATTTACAAGTATAACCCAAGCAAAGTGCCCTTTCAGGAGAAGGGGAAAATTTTCTTGGTGAAATCTATCATGgtacagatcatggttctaagtatcggtatcgtatcacctATATCGGGTGATATGTATCGGTTTTGTTAGTCATCGATATCGATACtgtgccgataccgtatcgatagtGTGATacggataaggggtaaaatgatccgaaaactcatttttaaggaaatcaatggataattttgaccgatccagatcgataccgtatcaatatcGTATTGGTTTTTCGTATTACCAATAACCGTTCCGATACCATGCGAAGTCTAGAAAACTAGAAAATGGGTAACTATCATATGAGCATATTAAAatgttagatttttttttttcctttttcttttcttggtggGAAAGGGGAGAGAGTTCAAATTGGATTTTGTAATGTTGGTTTGAAGATGGTAATGCTAGAACAGTGATATATCTAATGTAAACCAGGTCATTCCTTgcaccattttttttaaaagaagagTCAACCCTAAATTTTCTCTCTAACATGTGTATGTCTATGTAGAGCACTGTTGGATTCCGAGTTGAGAATCttttaaaatcatattttattcatttaaCTCTATTTAAAATCATACTTATTCTTAACCCTGCCATCAATGTTTTTTCCTACCAATTCTTTGTAGATTAATTTTTAATCTAGTCCTTGATCTTCAAGCTCTCTAAGTCCATTTCTCCATTTAACATCATTCTTTCTTATGTTCCGTTTGATTGCAACggaaattgaaggaaaaagaagtgaaaattttcaaacctaaaaaggaAATTCTTGTAATTATTAActaacatgattgtataaattatttaatttcttatcatatttagtaataatattttttagatgtaattttttgttggaaaaaagaactctgtccgagAGCATAGGCTTCATCAAtgctcccatgtgtctatctctctcctccccttgtaaaaagacatctctacctcTTGTTTTGGGGAGAAAGATATAGACACAAGGAGCTCGGACAGAGAACCacctcccttttttattttactttccaaATCCAAAGAATTTAGAtgcaaaataattataaaaaatggaATGATTAAGAGTAAGAGACATAACCATGTGGTGTAAAGTTCCTTTATTAGTtttgaaattttcacttccgttcccttcaatttcccttgcaaccaaacggaatCTACGTGCATAAAAAGGGTGTATCCactgcatgaggctcccgccacacGGGGTCTagagagggtcataatatacgcaatcttacccctgctttcagcaaagagactgtttccagactcaaacctgtgatctcttgatcacaatggaacaaTCTTAACCATTGCACCAAAGCCCACCCTCCTAAGTTACCTAGAAATACATTCCTTTCttattgattttcttcttccttctccactGGTGAAGGACAACTTGATCCTTTTGCCCTAGTAAAGATGAATTCTAGGTCTAGGGACCACATACAAAGGGAAAGCTAGCAAGGGTAGAACCTTGGTTACTTTTCAAAGTTCATGGCAATGATCTCTCATCAGCAATAACCAATTCTTCCTTAGAGAACAGCATATGATGGTAATGGTCTGCCACACCATCTGGTGGAATGACAGAGAGTGTGCAATTGTGCAAGATTTGTTATCATCAACACAGACTACCAGAGATTGTGAGACATTCCATCCTCCTTGGCAAGAGTTAGATCGGGCAACTCTCTCTCCTTATTCCTTAGTAGGGGGCACGTAGTATGAGTACATTACTGACCCCATGGGTGATGGGACCTCCTCACCTTCTCCTTAACAGGCAAGCATGTTAAGGTTATTATTTAACTGTTTATGGAGGACCTCAACGTGCAATGCAAGTTGTCTATGTCACACAACAATACAAAACGGATCTGGGTTACCAAGATTCTCATCTCTAGACCACATGGTTGTTAACAGGCTACTTGAAATTGTTTTGCTGAAAAGACAAACAAAATATATTGAAACAAAGAACCTGAAACTATCAGTGTCCACAATTTTCAAGCAGAATGACTTCCCAGGCCAGAGGTCACTCCAGACAAGGTTTAGGGCACACACCTCTCCAAGTTAGGATCCATTAATTGGATTTGGAGGTTCATAACTAGGCCCCTCCACAGATCACCCTTGATTCTGGAGGAAGAGTCAGTATGACACAGCCACAGCAAAAACTCGGGAATTTTGGCCAAATTTGATGTTAAAATTCTCTTCAAGTTGAACCTGACTGCATTGAAAATCAAGGACAACTCATTAAGGCGAAAACCACAGACAGAAAGACAGAAAGATAGAATGAGAAAAATGGCCAATGATATTGAGAAATAGGTATAAGGTTACATCTGTGAGAGCTTTTGCTCCATCCATTCTTCCATCGGAATTGGGTTAAATCCCAATTGTTAGTTCAATAGTATTGTCAATGACAAACACAATAAAATTAGACTCATTGAAAGGAAACCAGCAATCAAATAGTAGCAATGAAAAATAATACAGTTTTCTGAACAAAATTCTGGTTGGGATATTAGAAGAAACCTATCACTTGCTGggtcttcctctctttcctgCTTTTCCCCTCCCCCGACCACGCCCtgactttttcttctcctctattGGAAGTTTTTTTGCACCCCTACCTCGACCTCTACCAGATGATTTACCACCGCGTTGCTTCTTGTCTTCTTGCTGGCCATTAGCATCCTcttcactatcatcatcatcatcatcatcttcatcttcatcttcatcaccaTGTTTCTCTTCGTCTTCGGAGTCAGATTCCAAaggcttcttctttttctttgagttAGCAGACTCCTTAGCAGCATTCCTTACCCCAGTTCTCTTGACTGCAGAATTTTTGCTCTCAGGTTCTTCACCAACTGTTAAAGGAGAAATTTAATTTTACTACGAAGAAATCCAAGATCTGAATTATATAACATCTGGAAATGACACAACGTGTCGAGTCAAGAACATGTCGCATCTTAAATTGCTAAGCCTCATTACTGAACTTGCGAATGCAAACCCACAATTCTCAAGAACTGATTTGGCCACAtgacccctcccccccccccccccccaaatatatatatatatatagccaaTCGACTAGGCGCATAATTCAAAGTATAAGCCCACAGCACAATGCATATTGATATTGGATCTATCCAAGGTAATAAAAAGATACAATGGAATGATGAAAATTTCAGAATATTGCTGGGTATCAACTGTAGATACATATCTGTTAACTTTCCTACTTCAGTTTCCAGATCAGTGGTGTAGGACCATATTGATCCTACACTTAAAAATTGCTGGAGTCCAGTTCAGTATCATAGATTCCAAAAGCAATGCCATGAATGGCTGGGTAACAAAGGAAACATACCAATACACACAAGCATTTGATGGTTTTGCCTAATTTTGTTCCTCTATTCTGCAAGGGAACATAGAGTTAATTTTATTCATCTGTGACAAGTTCTTCACTGTTATTTTGAGAATTCTTCGCATTCTTAATCAAGCTGGCCAGTCTCTTGCAATCATGGAGCAAATTAGTGTTTCTGCTGGATTTCTTCAACAATGTTGACCAACCTTTCGACAGATCTTGATCTATTATAATGTTCTTTGCTATTGTTGCAAATAATATGACCATTAAAAGTACCAACCAATTGCAACAAATAACTAAGATATTTTGAACATTAGACAAGGTTCTTCTTccctcaccaccaccatcccgGGAGATGAACATACGAAAGGTTACTGAAGTTCACAGCTGCTATGTGATGAGTATTTTGGTGGACAGGTGGGGGGTCCTTCTTATGGAGGATCTGACACCCATCTCTCATCACTCAAGTTTTACCAGATCGTGGAAATGCCACTGAACTTTAATATGTAATATTGGAGGTTATTGGCATCTTCATAATTTTCCACAAATTTGGATGCATTTTTAGCCCTCTTATTATGCTCAAATTAATTGGAATTTGATGAATTATTGCATGAACCAATGTTTGTCATGTGATATGGGTTAAAATTTGGCAATTATTACCAAGGTAAAAGTACTAAGGTAACTTCATATTATTAGAATTGATTTGTCCAGGTCAATCTAATCTTATGCAGACATATATAACTTCCATGCCATTCTAGAAAATTTGTATAgcaatttaaaaattttagcGTACCTTCAGCAGAAGCTTTGCCATCATAAATATTGAGCTGCCAAAAACAGGGAGAATCAGATGCATATTATTAGCAGAAATTAAGCTAGCAGCAACAAAGAAATAGATAAAATACAGTGATATTGAAATAGGCAAGTATGGGAATTACATAAAAACCATCcctacatttttcttttttaacatGATAAAtcattgaattttttcaaatgaACAATTGTAATGGCACTTCCagtttcaaaaatcaaattcaGATCGGGCAAACCACCAATTTGATTTGCAATCGGCCAAACCTGATCTTGATTTCACCCAATTCTGAAAATGGTGTTTGTACCAAGTCTGACCGAGTCTTGACCAATTAAGGCTGGATTCGAATCAGAATAGATGGATACAGATGAACAGATCTAATGCCTAATCTAGGTTTTAAAAACTTGCTTCCAGTTTCCATGCAAAGTATTGGAATAGACTGGCTCAGCAAGGTATGTATGTAAACACAATGTCCGATCCAAGAGTATATTCGAGAAATGAATGTTTCTTGCTCTAAATGACAGAAGGAGACCATTGCATGCCTACTTGCCAAGACATCATTGGGGATATCCACAGGCACAAGGCACTGGAAAAGCTAAAAAGATAATAGGagaaaaagatttaaaaaaaaaaacaccctgaCCACATGtccctaataaaaaaatatcgTGTATTCAGTATTCAAAAAGGACTCCATTTCTCATCTTCTGAGTGAAAGACCATGAACGGCTGAATGCAGACAGTAACAACGGTTAACGTATTTCAGAAACATAAAATTACTGAAACATGGAACTTTCCAGTGGCAATCCCAAGCCCAGATAAAGGCTACTTGTTGGACCAGACTAGAACCCATCATGCAAACAAAAAACCTTTGCCTAAGCTGCTGGTTGGGATAGGCTTTGGGTTGAGTGGACTTTGGCATTCCTGAGCTTCCCCCCATAGTTGTTGAGGCGCAAGGTGAGGCAATGCGCTGGCTAGGAGCCTTGAGGTCTAAGTGAGGCTTTATTTGTCAAGACGTGCATAAAACAGGTTTAGTTTAGGACCTTCCAGGCTATGTTAGGACTTACTGTTTACTAATATCCAGAACAAAATGTCAATATTTAGTCCACTTAGAAGTGATATAAACTATAAACTAAAGAGGGGAATGAAGCATTCACCAATGAATCAAGGATCATTCAACATTCACTAAAACAAGCAAAAATGATCagttaaatatttattttccaattaaattaattttacGCTAAGTTATAATCATTTTTCCAATTTAAACCCTTAAAGAAATGATAATGCAACAAGGTGCATCATAAAAGCATACAACCATACACATGAGTTAAAgggggaaaaaccctaaaatgatgCTCGACTAGGTCAAAACCAGGCCAAGGAGACTCTTAGGTGATGGCCAACTTGTAAAAAACCAGGTGAAACTATCCCATTTTGAAGGGCCTTGGGGCCTAGGTGAAGCCTAGGGAGGCCTTGACAACCATAGCTTCACCTTTTCATATAAGAGAACTTCACAAAAGCCTCTTAAAAGCCCTTTACGAAAAGCATCAATGAAGGTGGCAACCCCCCTGCCTCCTCCATGACTAGATATGCCAGTCTTGTTTTACCCAAGTAGGTACTGCATTACCACCAACCATAGATTTCATACCCGTTCAAAAAGTGAACTgtagaaaaaaagggaaaattgttTGAAGTAAAAAACCAACATACACTCAGATTTTACCTGGTCAAGTCGGTCACCAACATTTGTCCTATCAACAACAATCATAGAAAGGCCCAAACCACAAGCGACACTACaggaaattaaataactaaatcAGTGTCACCACAGCAAGCATTGAATACCTCCAGGGAGAATAAGCCACTCAATTACACACCTGATAACATGCATACCCTCTAATATATCAACCTTTTTGGGAATCGAAGAAGACCTATCATGGAAGATGACTCACATCAGtgatggttaaaaaaaatactagaaGGAAAAGGACAGATACTTCTTAGTAAAAAGGAGCAAGGAATCATTGTTGACATCAAAAGAGGGGGGACACGTACTTTTGTCCATCAGGGCCATATCCAAGCTCACCATACACAGCATGTCCCCAACTTATACATGAATCGTCAGCACCACAGAAATGGTGCATGGAGCCTGAATCAATGCAACGTATATTCCAGCCACTGGTGACAAATTATTCAGAAAATAAGTGAGCAACAATATGAATACAGTTATCTTTTCTTTGAACATTATTACAAGTGTTCAACTTTATATAGTATCTGACAAATGGAACACAGGACTTGGCATCAACCAGTCTTTTATAAGTACTGGAAATATAGGTGGCTATCAgaaactctctctttctcctgagatttttttttaaagataaatTTTTTCAGGAGTTTATCAAATATTACTGGTTATCTTCCACTTATTATGTCTTTGTTTTCATTTAGCTGCAAACATTTGATTCATGTAACAGGAGAAAGATTTCCCATTCCTCAGCCAGAAAGATACGCAGCCATGAAAGAGGGATTAAGTCGAACAGAATCTTCAAGAGTATGTCAAAACATTACTGGTTTTCCTGCACTTaatatgtttttgttttcatttaacTGCaatgtttttccctttttttgggttttttttatttgttggggggggggggggggaggttggtACTGTTTAACTGCAATGTCAATCCTCAGAAAATGCACTAAATCTGCAACTAACATGCCTGTTTACCAGTTTGTGTTCATTTGTAACCAACAAAAAGAATAACTAATCAAGGATAGAAGACGGCAATCATTAGCAAGAAGGTAAAGTATGTCTGTAAGGCACAACCTTAAATCCATTAGAGGCTTTGGATACATCCAATCATCGCCTGTAGTCTTTATCTTGCCCCACATATACAACTGCCCTCCACctggaaaagaaaacaaaaataagaaacatCACCAGTCAGGCTGGAAACCTACTCTttcacacatacacacacacacacataaatgGAGACTtaattattttccttttcatttataaCATAAGGGAAAAGGCTAGGCAAACCGCTGGTGTACTGTAAGCTAGCACccactgtgtctatctctctcttccggCCTTTAAAATGGCTCCCTTACCCCTCCTGTATGATACCCCATCCCGCACCCAATTGGTACTGCCCGCTAGTTTACCACACACGGgcggtgtgcctatccctctccctaaaTATAAACACCTTTTCAAAAGGATAACAATCAATTTGTTAAAACGGAACACCAAAACAAAACACAAGAGTTTAAACGCAGTAAAGGAAAAGCAGATAAAAAGCCAGAagcaaaaaaatatgaaaaattgcCCCTCCCTAAAATGGAAGACTCAacccaaatgcaaaaaatcaTCATGCTTTACATTCCAAGTCTTTCAAGGGTGTAAGCAATTTGCATTTCCATTCCAATGAGATGTAAGGAAGAGGCAACAGCATGAACTTGTCTGATCATGTGCAAAAATCTCCAAGCCCGGACATTCCACAAAACAAGAAATATCCGTAAACCTCTTGGCATTTTGAATGTTATATTTTGTTCCCACAATTGTGTGACACAACTCCATAACATCTAGTTACAATAAAACAGCCGAGACACTCTTGATacaaaatgataatttcattaCTTTCATCAGTTTACcaatatttaaaatttcaaatgaaGCACTACAGATCATTCAGATCATAAAAAAGATTTCAATGAGTTTCACTGATCATTACAATAGGATTCATAACCCCTTATAAGAACTCCAACGCTTATTAAGTTCCTGCCATAGATCATTTAACTAAAATGTCCTTCACCCAAAGCTTAAAAAACCTAGTTATAATTTCCAGTGATATTTCTTACCATTATGGTTCTTCGCGATTACTTAGGACATGATACATATTACTGATAACAAACCCATTTATGGATAAGGCAACAGCTTGTATATAAATTATACGTTCCTCAGCAGACGCAAGAAAAACTATGAGGTTACCCTTCTATCTTTATTCCTAACCTCTAGTTCGAATTTTAAAAGGGAGGATATTTTATATCTTAACTCAGTAAGTTCTTGTTTTAAAGAAAAACATTAGATGCTTCAACTGACTAAAATGCCAGCAAACCCACAGGATTGAAATAGAAGTAATTTCAAAGATAGGAAGACATGGAAACTAagacttttcttttattttttgcgTGTGTGGGAGGGGGGAGATAGAAGAAGTGGATAGCAAGTAATGTCATCAAATTTACAATGCTTGATAAGCcagattttttttaacttcaatAAACCATACAAGAGGCTGTACTGCCCGCTAATCCGCTAAAAGTCTAAAAGTAAGTTTAGGGTTTCTTTCCCACTATCTTTAGGCTTGTCCCTAGTCCCCAGATTTTAAAAACATCTGAACTGGCACTTAAAGAAAACGAGGACAGAttgttctccttcccctctttccCCATTATTTCAGAAGAGTCAAAGAAAACAAGAAGTTGGTCAGAAGTAGCAAAGAAAAAGATCCCTAAagaccaaacccaaacaaaataaaagaaacatataTCAAGAAATTTTCATCATAAAGCCTTCGCATTGAATGCAATATAGTGGACCAACAAATACCAGCAGTGCATGCAGAATTAACAGAACCAGCTGAAACCAAGGCATTAGGAGGTAGAACATTGTTTCTTGAAAAGACTTCAACGCGACGAGGAACCCATTCATCCTTC
This window harbors:
- the LOC122662469 gene encoding protein RCC2 homolog; translation: MSAVETDKKPEEEKTTVKVGGELLFCGATNWDSIGRRGAPVESNLVSPTRLRPLVGIDICFVASGCTSCHCVALDVEGRCYTWGRNEKGQLGHGDYLQRDRPTVVSDLLKHKIIRAGAGRGHVVVVTEDGNSFSFGWNKHGQLGSGSVKNEFELSPVRCLVSDVTNAVCGADFTVWLSSVEGSSILTAGLPQYGQLGHGTDNEYNTKESSVRLAYEPQPRPKAIASLAGDTIVKVACGTNHTVAVDSKGFVYTWGFGGYGRLGHREQKDEWVPRRVEVFSRNNVLPPNALVSAGSVNSACTAGGGQLYMWGKIKTTGDDWMYPKPLMDLSGWNIRCIDSGSMHHFCGADDSCISWGHAVYGELGYGPDGQKSSSIPKKVDILEGMHVISVACGLGLSMIVVDRTNVGDRLDQLNIYDGKASAEVGEEPESKNSAVKRTGVRNAAKESANSKKKKKPLESDSEDEEKHGDEDEDEDDDDDDDSEEDANGQQEDKKQRGGKSSGRGRGRGAKKLPIEEKKKSGRGRGRGKAGKRGRPSK